The following proteins come from a genomic window of bacterium:
- a CDS encoding acyl-CoA dehydrogenase family protein, which produces MNYELSADVARRVDALREIASTRLASDAADQDVGDARRREEILSTHLRLAAQHRVVGGACDDGGARDLVAFAALMEEVGAGSPSTALALSTAEAAAAILSRHGDDEQKQRALDPYLAGHALVSLAYAEHESGSDAPGVLLSATQDGDAFVLSGKKRWVTGAPVAPAMLVVAREGEGDALSLFLVSRTAPGVHVHPAIETMGVRGAPVADVDFADVRVLPADRVGKPGQGRALLDEGFAAGRLSIAAAWIGLSREALAISVKHARTRKSGGKPIVRNQEISFKLARMQMLIDVARLSCQYAAWTMGEGDPEAAINVSCAKVQATEAATNISSLAVQIAGGAGYEAGHPVERLYRDARVGELLFGPTEIHRVAIARDVLAKAGG; this is translated from the coding sequence ATGAATTACGAACTTTCCGCGGATGTCGCCCGCCGCGTCGACGCGCTGCGCGAAATCGCATCGACGCGTCTTGCGTCGGATGCCGCGGACCAGGATGTCGGCGACGCGCGGCGCCGGGAGGAAATCCTCTCGACGCACCTGCGCCTGGCCGCGCAACACCGCGTCGTCGGCGGCGCGTGCGACGATGGCGGCGCGCGCGACCTCGTCGCGTTCGCGGCGCTGATGGAGGAGGTCGGCGCGGGATCGCCGTCCACCGCGCTTGCGCTTTCGACCGCGGAGGCCGCCGCCGCGATCCTTTCGCGGCATGGCGACGACGAGCAGAAACAACGCGCACTCGATCCGTACCTCGCGGGTCACGCGCTCGTGTCGCTCGCGTATGCCGAGCACGAGTCCGGCTCGGATGCGCCCGGCGTGCTCCTGTCCGCGACGCAAGACGGCGACGCCTTCGTGCTGTCGGGCAAGAAGCGGTGGGTCACGGGCGCGCCGGTAGCGCCCGCGATGCTGGTCGTCGCGCGCGAGGGCGAGGGCGACGCGCTATCGCTGTTTCTCGTATCGCGCACCGCGCCGGGCGTTCACGTGCATCCCGCGATCGAGACGATGGGCGTGCGCGGCGCGCCGGTCGCGGACGTCGATTTCGCGGACGTGCGCGTCTTGCCGGCCGATCGCGTCGGCAAGCCGGGCCAGGGCCGCGCGCTTCTGGACGAGGGTTTCGCGGCGGGGCGTCTTTCGATCGCCGCCGCGTGGATCGGCCTGTCGCGTGAGGCGCTTGCGATTTCGGTCAAACACGCGCGCACGCGCAAGAGCGGCGGCAAGCCGATCGTCCGCAATCAGGAGATTTCGTTCAAGCTCGCGCGCATGCAGATGCTGATCGATGTCGCGCGGCTTTCGTGCCAATACGCCGCGTGGACGATGGGCGAGGGCGATCCGGAGGCGGCGATCAACGTGTCGTGCGCGAAGGTGCAGGCGACCGAGGCGGCCACGAACATCTCGTCGCTCGCCGTGCAGATCGCCGGCGGCGCGGGTTACGAAGCGGGCCATCCCGTCGAGCGCCTGTACCGCGACGCGCGCGTCGGCGAGCTGCTGTTTGGCCCCACCGAGATCCATCGCGTGGCGATCGCGCGCGACGTCCTTGCGAAGGCGGGGGGCTGA
- a CDS encoding biotin carboxylase has translation MFSRILVANRGEIAMRVMRTCRRMGIRTVAVFSEADRDAPFVGFADEAYEIGPPLASESYLQVAKIIAVAKEHGCDAVHPGYGFLSENANFVEAAERAGIVFIGPTATSMRTLENKHEARRCMAEAGLNVIPASDDHLADDAAAIAQAEKIGYPVMVKASYGGGGIGMTIVEKPGELLSAVRRASSRAQRAFHHGDVYLEKVIKGPHHIEYQVLADHHDNVAVLFERECSVQRRNQKVIEETPSTFLTDELRNDMTRRIRESARAVGYRNAGTWECLVDKDRGWYFLEVNKRVQVEHPITEMVTGLDIVEQQIRIAAGEALSDAVMNPASNGHAIEARIYAENPAKNFMPAPGRITYLSLPREEAGVRIDSGVEEGSEVSPYYDPLLMKVCAHGADRPQAIQRLVRVLSNLSIEGLVTNREFCARILTHPAFEAGGYTTHFIEENIVKLTEGLS, from the coding sequence ATGTTCAGCCGAATCCTCGTCGCCAATCGCGGCGAGATCGCCATGCGCGTCATGCGAACCTGCCGCCGCATGGGCATCCGCACCGTCGCGGTTTTTTCCGAGGCCGACCGCGACGCGCCGTTCGTCGGCTTCGCGGACGAGGCCTACGAGATCGGCCCGCCGCTCGCCTCCGAGAGCTATCTGCAGGTCGCCAAAATCATCGCCGTCGCCAAGGAGCACGGCTGCGACGCGGTGCATCCGGGCTACGGCTTCCTGTCCGAAAACGCGAATTTCGTCGAGGCCGCCGAACGCGCCGGCATCGTGTTCATCGGCCCGACGGCCACGTCGATGCGCACGCTCGAAAACAAGCACGAGGCGCGCCGGTGCATGGCCGAGGCGGGATTGAACGTCATCCCCGCGAGCGACGATCATCTCGCCGACGACGCGGCGGCGATCGCGCAGGCCGAAAAGATCGGCTACCCCGTCATGGTCAAGGCGAGCTACGGCGGCGGCGGCATCGGCATGACGATCGTCGAAAAGCCGGGCGAACTTCTCTCGGCCGTCCGCCGCGCGTCCTCGCGGGCGCAACGCGCGTTCCATCACGGCGACGTGTATCTCGAAAAGGTCATCAAGGGCCCGCACCACATCGAATACCAGGTGCTCGCGGATCATCACGACAACGTCGCCGTCTTGTTCGAGCGCGAGTGCTCCGTGCAGCGCCGCAACCAGAAGGTCATCGAGGAAACCCCCTCCACGTTCCTCACCGACGAGCTTCGAAACGACATGACGCGCCGCATCCGCGAGTCGGCGCGCGCGGTCGGATATCGCAACGCGGGGACGTGGGAGTGCCTGGTGGACAAGGACCGCGGCTGGTATTTTCTCGAGGTCAACAAGCGCGTGCAGGTCGAGCACCCGATCACGGAAATGGTGACCGGCCTCGATATCGTGGAGCAGCAGATACGCATCGCCGCCGGCGAGGCGCTTTCCGACGCGGTCATGAACCCGGCCTCGAACGGCCACGCGATCGAGGCGCGCATCTACGCCGAGAACCCGGCGAAAAACTTCATGCCCGCGCCCGGACGCATCACGTATCTGTCGCTGCCTCGCGAGGAGGCGGGAGTGCGTATCGATAGCGGTGTCGAGGAAGGCAGCGAGGTCTCGCCGTATTACGATCCGCTGTTGATGAAGGTGTGCGCACACGGCGCCGACCGCCCGCAGGCGATCCAGCGGCTGGTCCGCGTCCTGTCGAATCTTTCGATCGAAGGGCTCGTCACCAACCGCGAGTTCTGCGCGCGGATTCTTACGCATCCCGCGTTCGAGGCGGGCGGATACACGACGCACTTCATCGAGGAGAACATCGTCAAGCTGACGGAAGGGCTGTCGTGA
- a CDS encoding flippase produces MSVARRVLKNTGALAAGRIVTKAMSLAFLGYVTRHLGEAGFGRFATAMALVGFVEVLPGYVSRAYIVRTVARMGRASSTFLGHVVATNVLLSLALFGVLFLVVPLLGYAGDTRLATYILAASLLFSSITNTYHAAFAGHERMELSALVDVANTLLTIALGVAVLAQGGEVVPLASVYLAARAVTWAIARRMTRRLSDAAPFTLPGWLETRTLASAAWPFFITSLFIIFYNRADIIMLSLIPGPIDAEIAVGRYNAAYKLMEALGLVTSAFVAAIYPVLARQWTEGGDRVRVTFRAAMRALCAFALPVAVGTTLLAPDVMGLLFGAPFFVAGAALQVLIWGQVLDSVNPLAGTTLRAADRERDLALITGVCAVFNVVLNLFLIPRYSYMGAAWATLASFALVFAWNMRVLRGVIGKLDIAGDIARAAAAAFVMGVAVYFARRYGLGVAITAGVVSYVPLAFAFGLVDTRVIAAIRRRILKSTA; encoded by the coding sequence TTGTCCGTCGCCCGTCGTGTTTTGAAAAACACCGGCGCGCTTGCCGCCGGGCGCATCGTCACCAAGGCGATGTCGCTGGCGTTTCTCGGCTACGTCACGCGGCATCTCGGCGAGGCGGGTTTCGGGCGTTTCGCCACCGCGATGGCGCTCGTCGGTTTCGTGGAGGTGCTGCCGGGCTACGTTTCGCGCGCGTACATCGTGCGGACGGTCGCACGCATGGGACGCGCGAGTTCCACCTTCCTCGGGCACGTCGTCGCTACGAACGTTCTGCTGTCGCTGGCGCTGTTTGGCGTACTGTTTCTTGTCGTGCCGCTTCTGGGTTACGCGGGCGACACCAGGCTCGCGACCTATATCCTCGCCGCGAGCCTTTTGTTCTCGTCGATCACGAACACCTATCACGCCGCGTTCGCCGGGCACGAGCGCATGGAGCTGTCCGCGCTCGTCGACGTGGCGAACACTCTGCTTACGATCGCGCTTGGCGTTGCGGTGCTTGCGCAGGGCGGTGAGGTCGTACCGCTCGCCTCGGTGTACCTCGCGGCGCGCGCCGTCACCTGGGCGATCGCGCGGCGGATGACGCGGCGCCTGTCCGACGCGGCGCCGTTCACGCTGCCGGGCTGGCTTGAAACGCGCACGCTGGCAAGCGCGGCGTGGCCGTTTTTCATCACGTCGCTTTTCATCATCTTCTACAACCGCGCCGACATCATCATGCTCTCGCTCATCCCCGGGCCGATCGATGCGGAGATCGCCGTCGGCCGCTACAACGCCGCGTACAAGCTGATGGAGGCGCTCGGCCTCGTGACAAGCGCGTTCGTCGCCGCGATTTATCCCGTGCTCGCCAGACAGTGGACCGAAGGCGGCGACCGCGTGCGCGTCACGTTCCGCGCGGCGATGCGCGCGCTTTGCGCGTTCGCGTTGCCGGTCGCCGTCGGCACGACGCTGCTCGCGCCGGACGTGATGGGCCTGTTGTTCGGCGCGCCGTTTTTCGTCGCGGGCGCGGCGCTGCAAGTGCTGATCTGGGGGCAGGTGCTCGACTCGGTGAATCCACTTGCCGGAACGACGCTGCGCGCCGCCGACCGCGAGCGCGACCTCGCGCTCATCACCGGCGTGTGTGCCGTGTTCAACGTCGTGCTGAATCTCTTCCTCATCCCGCGCTACAGTTACATGGGCGCGGCGTGGGCGACGCTCGCCAGTTTCGCGCTCGTGTTTGCGTGGAACATGCGCGTGCTGCGCGGCGTGATCGGCAAGCTCGATATCGCCGGCGACATCGCCCGCGCGGCGGCGGCGGCGTTCGTTATGGGTGTGGCGGTTTACTTCGCGCGCCGATACGGGCTCGGCGTGGCGATCACCGCGGGCGTTGTTTCTTATGTTCCGTTGGCGTTTGCCTTTGGGCTGGTGGATACGCGTGTCATCGCCGCCATCAGGCGTCGAATCCTGAAGAGCACGGCATGA
- a CDS encoding acyl-CoA dehydrogenase family protein: protein MDFRLTDEQRAFHDAVVRFSREKIAPRTEEFEGASRFDRDAFSMMGEFGLLGLHYPETYGGQGADVLTSVLAGEAMGYGGADMGLCLSWGAHTYLCGDTILQHGTDAQREKYLPKLASGEWIGCMGLTEPGAGSDAAGIRTVARRDGDAWVLNGSKMFITNAPIADVAVVYASTDPTSGHAGVSCFIVEKGTPGFTPGKPMKKMGFRASPTSEIFFEDCRIPAENLLGMEGAGFLMVLQTLEWDRSALLAPGVGSARRGLEICADYALTRTQFDRPIADFQAIQHKLADMRMYVNAGRLLIHRVAWNKDQGRALNHMEAAIAKLYIADEGVRMASEAVQIHGGYGYIHEYPVERGFRDAKLGQIGGGTSEIQHLIIARMLAPEAR, encoded by the coding sequence ATGGATTTTCGCCTCACCGACGAGCAACGTGCGTTCCATGACGCGGTCGTGCGTTTCTCGCGCGAAAAAATCGCTCCGCGCACGGAGGAATTCGAAGGCGCCTCCCGGTTCGACCGCGACGCGTTTTCGATGATGGGCGAGTTCGGCCTGCTCGGCCTGCACTATCCCGAAACGTATGGCGGGCAGGGCGCGGACGTGTTGACGAGCGTCCTCGCGGGCGAGGCGATGGGCTACGGCGGCGCGGATATGGGCCTGTGCCTTTCGTGGGGCGCGCACACCTATCTGTGCGGCGACACGATCCTGCAACACGGCACGGACGCGCAGCGCGAAAAATACCTGCCGAAGCTCGCAAGCGGCGAGTGGATCGGGTGCATGGGCCTGACCGAGCCGGGCGCCGGTTCGGACGCCGCGGGCATCCGCACGGTCGCCCGGCGCGACGGCGACGCGTGGGTGCTGAACGGATCGAAGATGTTCATCACGAACGCGCCGATCGCCGACGTCGCGGTGGTGTACGCGTCGACGGACCCGACCTCGGGCCACGCGGGCGTGTCTTGCTTTATCGTCGAAAAGGGCACGCCCGGTTTTACGCCGGGCAAGCCGATGAAGAAGATGGGATTTCGCGCGTCGCCGACATCGGAAATCTTCTTCGAGGATTGCCGCATCCCCGCCGAAAATCTGCTCGGCATGGAAGGCGCGGGATTTTTGATGGTGCTGCAGACGCTTGAGTGGGACCGATCCGCGCTGCTCGCGCCGGGCGTCGGAAGCGCGCGCCGAGGCCTCGAAATCTGCGCCGATTACGCCCTGACGCGCACGCAGTTTGATCGCCCCATCGCCGATTTTCAGGCGATTCAACACAAGCTCGCGGACATGCGCATGTACGTGAACGCGGGGCGCCTGCTCATCCACCGCGTTGCGTGGAACAAGGACCAGGGCCGCGCGCTCAACCACATGGAGGCCGCGATCGCCAAGCTCTACATCGCCGACGAGGGCGTGCGGATGGCGTCGGAGGCCGTGCAGATCCACGGCGGCTACGGCTATATCCACGAATACCCGGTCGAGCGCGGGTTCCGCGACGCGAAGCTCGGGCAGATAGGCGGCGGGACAAGCGAAATCCAGCACCTCATCATCGCGCGCATGCTCGCTCCGGAGGCGCGATGA
- a CDS encoding enoyl-CoA hydratase/isomerase family protein yields MTINRPGSRNALNGDVLDGIAAGVTAHESDGEVRVIVLTGAGDKAFCAGADLRPDPAAGMLAMHDGRGRFPEVLRMMMRCDKVIVARVNGHALGGGLGLVAACDLAVAADTAQLGTPEARLGLFPMMIMTLLARHVGRKRLLEMMFTGERFGAAEAKSVGLLNHVVPAADLDKATGELVERVAKMSLATLRLGKRAFYRMEDMPMDDAFDYLQGMLTANTLAEDAFEGIGAFLEKRDPNWKDK; encoded by the coding sequence ATCACCATCAACCGGCCGGGTTCGCGCAACGCGCTGAACGGCGATGTGCTCGATGGCATCGCGGCCGGCGTCACGGCGCACGAGTCCGACGGCGAGGTGCGCGTCATCGTGCTGACGGGCGCCGGCGACAAGGCTTTCTGCGCGGGCGCGGACCTTCGCCCGGATCCGGCCGCCGGCATGCTCGCCATGCACGACGGGCGCGGGCGTTTTCCCGAGGTGCTGCGGATGATGATGCGTTGCGACAAGGTGATCGTCGCGCGCGTCAACGGCCACGCGCTCGGCGGCGGGCTTGGCCTTGTCGCCGCGTGCGATCTGGCTGTGGCGGCGGACACCGCGCAACTCGGCACGCCGGAGGCGCGGCTCGGTCTGTTCCCGATGATGATCATGACGCTGCTCGCGCGCCACGTCGGGCGCAAGCGCCTTCTCGAGATGATGTTCACCGGCGAGCGCTTCGGCGCCGCGGAGGCGAAATCCGTGGGCCTTTTGAATCACGTCGTGCCCGCGGCCGATCTCGACAAGGCGACAGGCGAACTTGTCGAGCGCGTCGCGAAGATGAGCCTCGCGACGCTGCGTCTCGGCAAGCGCGCGTTCTATCGCATGGAGGACATGCCGATGGACGACGCCTTTGACTACTTGCAGGGGATGCTGACGGCCAACACGCTCGCGGAGGATGCGTTCGAGGGCATCGGAGCGTTTCTGGAAAAGCGCGATCCGAACTGGAAAGACAAGTAG
- a CDS encoding NADH:flavin oxidoreductase — ANLSRMFAEATGSRYRFHVMRAAMWYGARRHPFSPTWNRGVFAPVKRAVRVPVFGVGGIRTREEADSILGAGDADMIGIGRPFYAEADLPAHFLAGDGAPTACESSNHCVVPQMLGLPGVCYNPKVKKAAARARG, encoded by the coding sequence ACGCGAACCTCTCCCGCATGTTCGCCGAGGCGACCGGCAGCCGCTATCGCTTTCACGTCATGCGCGCCGCGATGTGGTATGGGGCCCGGCGCCATCCGTTTTCGCCGACGTGGAACCGAGGCGTGTTCGCGCCGGTCAAACGCGCCGTGCGCGTGCCGGTGTTCGGCGTCGGCGGCATCCGCACGCGCGAAGAGGCCGACTCGATTCTTGGCGCCGGCGACGCGGACATGATCGGCATCGGCCGGCCGTTTTACGCCGAGGCCGACCTGCCGGCGCATTTCCTCGCGGGCGACGGCGCGCCGACCGCCTGCGAGTCGAGCAACCACTGCGTCGTGCCGCAGATGCTCGGCCTGCCGGGGGTTTGCTACAACCCGAAGGTGAAGAAAGCGGCGGCCCGGGCGCGGGGCTAG
- a CDS encoding 3-keto-5-aminohexanoate cleavage protein → MTSIADSVVITCAMSGVIANRSQCPAIPYTVEEYAAEARRAWDAGAAVLHIHAREDDGSPSYRPERYGAIAGAIREATPGMLLNFSTGAITITQEEKIAPVIAVKPHIAALNMGSMNYAKYSPKRKEFVFEFQFINPLSEITYLITKMRENGVRPELECFDTGHVSTAYPLLDQGVLKAPLQFSFIMGVVGGVDTSIESMATMKRLAPEGSVWEVIGISHEQWRLLAGALALGGNVRVGLEDHLYVEPGKMATSNGDLVEKAARMARDAGRTPVQGEDAKRALKLV, encoded by the coding sequence ATGACATCGATCGCCGATTCGGTCGTCATCACCTGCGCCATGAGCGGCGTCATTGCCAATCGCTCGCAGTGCCCCGCGATTCCGTACACCGTCGAGGAGTACGCCGCGGAGGCGCGCCGCGCGTGGGACGCGGGCGCGGCGGTGCTGCACATCCACGCGCGCGAGGACGACGGCTCGCCGAGCTACCGTCCGGAGCGTTACGGCGCGATTGCCGGCGCGATCCGCGAGGCGACGCCCGGGATGTTGCTGAATTTCTCCACGGGCGCCATCACGATCACGCAGGAGGAAAAGATTGCGCCGGTCATCGCGGTGAAGCCGCACATCGCCGCGCTGAACATGGGCTCGATGAATTACGCGAAGTATTCGCCCAAGCGAAAGGAATTCGTCTTCGAGTTCCAGTTCATCAACCCGCTCTCGGAGATCACGTACCTCATCACGAAGATGCGTGAGAATGGCGTGCGCCCGGAGCTCGAATGCTTCGACACCGGGCACGTATCGACGGCCTACCCGCTGCTCGACCAGGGCGTGCTCAAGGCGCCGCTGCAGTTTTCGTTCATCATGGGCGTGGTCGGCGGCGTGGACACGTCGATCGAATCGATGGCGACGATGAAGCGCCTCGCGCCCGAGGGCTCCGTGTGGGAGGTCATCGGCATCAGCCACGAACAGTGGCGCCTACTCGCGGGTGCGCTCGCGCTCGGCGGCAACGTGCGCGTCGGCCTGGAGGATCACCTGTACGTCGAGCCCGGCAAGATGGCGACATCGAACGGCGATCTCGTCGAAAAGGCGGCCCGCATGGCCCGCGACGCCGGCCGCACGCCCGTCCAGGGCGAGGATGCGAAGCGGGCGTTGAAGCTCGTGTGA
- a CDS encoding glycosyltransferase family 4 protein, translating to MKILAIDNTPAMGGSVQHLASLARELSPKGFEFRVIAANPELFAGIVPDGVDVRGLADPRFRDLFTHGGALANPVLPGPLNRPFSRFAYRSLSRALVPEVMRAFEEFAPDVVHINNLNIYNKVFFDALRHRAPIVLMARMIRLFSRAELAFAAGAGALVCVSDAVRRYLISLDPSIEKRAHVVPSGIPTRAFANASSDGVRAELGVPEDAPMALSLARVIAWKGHDVALRAIAELPGVWFVQAGGEVPADREAIDRLVAELGIADSVAFAGTRADAPRLLAACDVLVHSSRHARPEQGVVEAFGRVIAEALAAGKPVVATDAGGPADVIREAGIGRLVPPGDVDAMRDAIRESLTDDARREAGEKGPRAAARYDEAVTAARLAEIYESVRARRG from the coding sequence ATGAAAATCCTGGCCATCGACAACACGCCCGCGATGGGCGGATCGGTTCAGCATCTCGCGTCGCTGGCGCGCGAACTTTCGCCAAAGGGATTCGAGTTTCGCGTTATCGCCGCGAACCCGGAGTTGTTCGCCGGCATCGTGCCGGACGGCGTCGACGTGCGCGGTCTCGCCGATCCGCGATTCCGCGATCTGTTCACGCACGGCGGCGCGCTGGCGAATCCCGTGCTGCCGGGGCCGCTCAATCGGCCGTTTTCCCGGTTCGCGTATCGTTCGCTTTCGCGTGCACTCGTGCCGGAAGTCATGCGTGCGTTCGAGGAGTTCGCGCCGGATGTCGTGCACATCAACAACCTGAACATCTACAACAAGGTATTTTTCGACGCGTTGCGCCACCGCGCGCCGATCGTGCTGATGGCGCGCATGATCCGCCTGTTCTCACGCGCGGAGTTGGCGTTCGCGGCGGGCGCCGGCGCGCTGGTGTGCGTCTCGGATGCGGTGCGCCGGTATCTCATTTCGCTCGACCCGTCGATCGAAAAACGCGCGCATGTTGTGCCAAGCGGCATCCCCACGCGCGCGTTTGCGAACGCAAGCAGCGACGGGGTGCGCGCCGAACTCGGCGTGCCCGAGGACGCGCCGATGGCGCTCTCGCTCGCGCGCGTCATCGCGTGGAAAGGCCACGACGTGGCGCTTCGCGCAATCGCGGAATTGCCCGGCGTGTGGTTCGTGCAGGCGGGCGGCGAGGTTCCCGCGGATCGCGAGGCGATCGACCGGCTCGTCGCCGAGCTTGGCATCGCCGACAGCGTTGCGTTCGCGGGAACGCGCGCCGACGCGCCGCGCCTTCTCGCCGCTTGCGACGTGCTCGTCCACAGCTCGCGACACGCGCGGCCGGAGCAGGGCGTTGTGGAGGCGTTCGGCCGTGTGATCGCCGAGGCGCTTGCCGCCGGCAAGCCGGTCGTCGCCACGGACGCGGGCGGCCCGGCGGATGTCATCCGCGAGGCGGGCATCGGCCGGCTCGTGCCGCCGGGCGATGTCGATGCGATGCGTGACGCGATCCGCGAAAGCCTCACCGACGACGCGCGCCGCGAGGCCGGCGAAAAAGGCCCGCGCGCCGCCGCGCGATACGACGAAGCCGTGACAGCCGCGCGGCTTGCCGAGATTTACGAATCGGTGCGTGCCCGACGCGGATAA
- a CDS encoding acyl-CoA carboxylase subunit beta has translation MSDVIEYPPIEEMLKALEEKREKVRAMGGEDAIAKQHSRNKLTARERIGRLFDAGSFTEVMMHGHHQSNSPLMQDRDTPADGVITGFGTIDGRLACCGAYDFTVMAGSMGMIGEMKMTRLRKWALEKRVPFVWLLDSAGARVQEATGYLFPGSGGLFYEEVQMSGVIPLVAAVMGPCSAGTAYIPGLSDFVPMVKGNASMALAGVHLVRAATGEEITEEELGGSKVHCEISGCADIEVKDDDECIAVIKKYLSFFPSSVHGEPPAIEPSDDPDKLVDELRHIVPTNPRKPFDVKKVIELIVDNGEFFEIKPKFAKAVVTAFARLHGKPVGFVASQPRAIGAVLDNNSADKAARFVSLCDAFHIPLVFLQDVPGFMVGKAVEHAGIIRHGAKMIHAVSAATVPKITIVLRKAYGAGYFAMCGREFGADAVFAWPTAEISVMGPEGAVNIMGRKMIEMAEDKDEMRKMLIAQFKDLIDIYRSAGWGFIDDIIDPAETRKILIRSLKLAEGKRLERPYKKHGVSPV, from the coding sequence ATGTCGGACGTCATCGAATATCCGCCGATCGAGGAGATGCTGAAGGCGCTTGAGGAAAAGCGCGAAAAAGTTCGCGCGATGGGCGGCGAGGACGCGATCGCAAAACAGCATTCGCGCAACAAGCTGACCGCCCGCGAGCGCATCGGCCGCCTGTTCGACGCGGGCAGCTTCACCGAAGTCATGATGCACGGGCACCATCAGTCGAACAGCCCGCTCATGCAAGACCGCGACACGCCGGCCGACGGCGTCATCACCGGCTTCGGCACGATCGACGGGCGCCTCGCGTGCTGCGGCGCTTACGACTTCACCGTCATGGCCGGCTCGATGGGCATGATCGGCGAGATGAAGATGACGCGCCTTCGCAAGTGGGCGCTCGAAAAGCGCGTGCCGTTCGTGTGGCTTCTCGATTCCGCGGGCGCGCGCGTGCAGGAGGCGACGGGCTACCTCTTCCCCGGCTCGGGCGGCCTGTTCTACGAGGAGGTGCAGATGAGCGGCGTCATCCCGCTCGTCGCCGCGGTGATGGGTCCGTGCTCCGCGGGCACCGCGTACATCCCCGGCTTGTCCGATTTCGTGCCGATGGTGAAGGGCAATGCGTCGATGGCGCTGGCCGGCGTGCACCTGGTGCGCGCGGCGACCGGCGAGGAAATCACCGAAGAGGAGCTCGGCGGCAGCAAGGTGCATTGCGAAATTTCCGGCTGCGCCGACATCGAGGTGAAAGACGATGACGAGTGCATCGCCGTCATCAAAAAATACCTCTCGTTTTTTCCTTCGAGCGTGCACGGCGAGCCGCCGGCGATCGAGCCGTCGGACGATCCCGACAAGCTCGTCGACGAGCTGCGCCACATCGTCCCGACCAATCCGCGCAAGCCGTTCGACGTCAAGAAGGTCATCGAGCTCATCGTCGATAACGGCGAGTTTTTCGAGATCAAGCCGAAGTTCGCGAAAGCGGTCGTCACCGCGTTCGCGCGCCTTCACGGCAAGCCCGTGGGATTCGTGGCGAGCCAGCCGCGCGCGATCGGCGCCGTGCTCGACAACAATTCCGCGGACAAGGCCGCGCGCTTCGTGTCGCTGTGCGACGCGTTCCACATTCCGCTTGTCTTTTTGCAGGACGTGCCGGGTTTTATGGTCGGCAAGGCCGTCGAGCACGCGGGCATCATCCGCCACGGCGCCAAGATGATTCACGCCGTCAGCGCCGCGACGGTCCCGAAGATCACGATCGTGCTGCGCAAGGCTTACGGCGCGGGCTACTTCGCCATGTGCGGGCGCGAGTTCGGCGCGGACGCCGTGTTCGCGTGGCCGACGGCGGAGATATCCGTCATGGGCCCGGAGGGCGCGGTCAACATCATGGGACGCAAGATGATCGAGATGGCCGAGGACAAGGACGAGATGCGCAAGATGCTCATCGCGCAGTTCAAGGACCTCATCGACATCTACAGGTCCGCGGGCTGGGGGTTCATCGACGACATCATCGACCCGGCCGAAACGCGCAAGATCCTGATCCGCTCGCTCAAACTCGCCGAAGGCAAACGCCTGGAGCGGCCGTACAAAAAGCACGGCGTGAGCCCGGTTTGA
- a CDS encoding PKD domain-containing protein: MRLGSYVNAGERIGYLGNEGASGGWAHLHFEIKDVQPSGLWGTEPSYAYLREGYVAAENPPLLALARPHQYGFAGDAITLDAGKSESFAGEIVSYDWEFTDETTANGETVTRTYDAPGFYTEVLKVTDSEGNVAYDFATVQIVAELDPQITQAVILSEAKDLARPGSRFQSLRFSAPGRDTKSRALAAEHLVYTYLHLAHAPSKNIRPGDKVRFIARVFGIGGGEESWDFDDGSPIETTRSGNWPLRDGYAQKTHVFTQPGDYLVRVERVNKRGEPCVARVWVPVRE; this comes from the coding sequence CTGCGCCTGGGCTCGTACGTGAACGCGGGCGAGCGCATCGGGTATCTGGGCAACGAGGGCGCGTCCGGCGGATGGGCGCACCTGCATTTCGAGATCAAGGACGTGCAGCCGTCCGGCCTGTGGGGCACGGAGCCGTCGTACGCGTACCTGCGCGAGGGCTACGTCGCCGCGGAAAACCCGCCGCTGCTTGCGCTCGCACGCCCGCACCAATACGGCTTTGCCGGCGACGCGATCACGCTCGACGCGGGCAAGTCGGAATCGTTCGCGGGTGAGATTGTGTCGTACGACTGGGAGTTCACCGACGAGACGACCGCGAACGGCGAGACGGTCACGCGCACGTACGACGCGCCGGGGTTCTACACGGAAGTTCTCAAGGTGACGGACAGCGAGGGGAATGTTGCGTACGACTTCGCGACCGTGCAGATCGTCGCGGAACTGGATCCGCAGATTACACAGGCCGTCATCCTGAGCGAAGCGAAGGATCTGGCTCGCCCCGGCAGCCGTTTCCAATCCCTCCGCTTCTCCGCGCCTGGGCGTGACACAAAATCGCGCGCCCTCGCCGCCGAGCACCTCGTCTACACCTACCTCCACCTCGCGCACGCGCCTTCAAAAAACATCCGCCCCGGCGACAAGGTGCGTTTCATCGCACGCGTGTTCGGCATCGGCGGCGGCGAGGAGTCGTGGGACTTCGACGACGGGTCGCCCATCGAAACGACGCGCTCGGGCAACTGGCCGCTGCGCGACGGCTACGCGCAAAAAACGCACGTCTTCACGCAACCTGGCGACTACCTCGTGCGCGTCGAGCGCGTGAACAAGCGCGGCGAGCCGTGCGTCGCGCGGGTCTGGGTGCCGGTGCGGGAGTAG